CCATCCCCATCTCCCTGAAGTTGTCCTGCACCATCCTGGCTACCCCCTCCCTAACCCATCCCTCCCTCTGCACCCCCACTGGTTGCCGCAGCCCCCTTCCTGCAACAAGCCCCCCTTCCTCTGCTGAACCCACCCCCAGCCTTAGCacacccctttcctcctcccttgtcTGCCTCGCCCACTGCGGCAAGCCCCTTCCCCGCCAATCACAttgccctctctcccctccctccatctcccgcTTGCCGCAGCCCCCCTCCAAGTGCCCCCTCTGCCTGCCGCAGCGCTCAGCACTCGGCGCTAGCCGCACCCACTGCACCAGCGCCCCCTCCTCACCGCACAGCCAGCACgggcgcggcgcggcgcggcgctGGCCGCCGGCATCTGCAGATCCTGCTTGCCGGTTCCAGCTGCGCAGAACTGTCCCTGTTGTGGAGGAGGCAGAAGTGGAAGCTGCAGGTGTCGCCTAGGCTTTGTGCGCCTGGGCCTGGCCTGATGCTGGAGAGGCAACTGATGGGAGCCCTTTCCTGCCCGGAGATGACCCCTCCTACCGAGCCCATACAAGTGCCAGCAGCCCGATGCTCCCCAGTTAGGGGGTCCCCGTTCGTGATGGAGGCTCTTCTTGGTGATGTTGTCATCTGGGTGAAACTGAGGCAGGGGCTTGGGGGTCATGAAGGCATCCAGGAGGGTGGGAGTATTGGAAGTGAAGGGAGAGGATTGTGCTTGATGCTTTTCTAACTTTGGAGAGATGGGGTTGAAATGCCCTCTTTCAGGTGTGACCCTTGGGGACTAGCCAGGTCCAGATTTGTTGGGGAACAGGAGCTGGCAGTAGTGAAGACCCCCTGGGTCCTGGGAGGCAGGTAGTCCCTCAGAAAGCTGGGCCATTTGCTCCTGTTTCTGTTACCGCCAGCTGTCATATGCTGGAGACGCTCAGCCTCTGGGGCTGGaaagaacgggggtgggggggggctgaTTTACTTTTCCTGAAAGGCCTGGTCTAAGAGCCAACCCTGGGTAGAGGGGGTAGCCTGTGCTCTCCCTTGGCTGTGGCAGCCGTGGGGCTGAGAGCTATCCTCCTGTGCGTTCCTACACTGCCCCAAGCCATGCAGGCTGAAATGGGAGTCTTTAGGGGTGGTAAGGGAAGCAGGTTTTCCATGTGGGCTTGAGGAGGTGGCATGACTCTCCAGTCTCTTGAGAAGGGCGGAGGGTTTCAGGGCAGTGGGTCCCTGAGGTGTCAGGAGCGGTCAGGTCAGAGAGGTCTGTGGACAGCGTCGGAAATGCCCTCAGGATACGGGGATAGGCTGAAGCCCTAGGGTGACGGCTGATGTCCAAGAGAGGGGCTGGCTGTCTGCCGGGGAGGAGCAGGAGCTGCAGCTGTCAGCAGGTGGCAGGAGGGTGTGACCCTGCAAGGTAGGAAGCCACAGGCTGTTGTCTGCTGTGGAGAAGAacagtgggggtggaggggagaccGGCTGCCAGAATCTGGGAGGAGGCAAACAGGTTGCTGCCGCCTGTGGGTTTGCTGCCAGGGGGTGCCATGCTGGGTGTCACAAGAAGCCAGGGCCCTTGGAATTGGGGGGCTTCGGGTTTGGGGGCAAGGTTTAGAAAGGGCACTAGGGTGGGGGAAAACCTGCTATGAACAAATAACCCCTGCCCCCAAATAAAACCTGGGGGCaccgggggaggggagggtcggGTCCCAAAAACCAAGGAGGAAAAGATCTGGAAGAATGAAATCAACTCTGACCGACAAAGATGGGTGGaacggggggcggggagggggggttgcACGATACTGcagccccctccccacacacttcggggctgggaaggagaaagctgCTGGTGGGCTTATCCCCTTAGAGTAGACAATTACCTTTCCCCGGAGATTGTGCAAGTACTTGCCATGTACTCCGGTGCTTTTCTTGAAGCGTGGACGGCTTTGAAGAGGCTGCCTGCGCTGTTCCAATGCGGAGTGCCTGTCACCTGGGGCCCTAGTCTCTGGGGAGCTGGGGCTCAGCAGGCAGGCACCTGTCTttgaccctccccctccccctccccccagcaagCAGCTCCGCCTTGCGCCTTGCGTGGGCTTCTGGGCAGCCTGGCCCAGCCTGCCCGGGGCCCTCAGGCCGGTGCCCGGGCTCTGGCTCCGTGTCTTCACTCCCGTGATTGTccgaggagggagggagggacgggggCGGTGCTGGGGCAGCTGGAACAGCGCAGGTCACCGGGCTGGCTGGGCGAGGTggccaggcagagccagggggtCTGCAGGGGAGGCCACTGGATGGAGAGTGTCGATAGTGGCTGGCCAAGGGTCTCACGAGTCCCAGCCACCCAGAACCTGCAGTGgcgtgggagtggggtggggagagcaagtgcctgtttctccagtGCAGACCCTTGTTTACCCTCTTCCTGTTTCGGCCTGATTCTCCCATCTACGTGGTGAGGGGTGGCGACTGGGTCCACCAAGGTGGTGGAGGGTgtcaggagagagggaagagtgggAGGGGCCGGCAAGGATGTGCCCACCTCTGTCCTTCCAGTGCTCTACTGTGCAGCCTGGTCCTCGAGTTGTCCACCTGCACACATGCCTTTGCCCCGAGTGCCCCTGTCACAGCTGAGCCCAAGATGTCCCCTGGACCCCACACGGACACACCTGCAGCCTCCATCCCCAGGGGTAGTTCCCCAGCTCCCTGCTGGCGTCAGGGACGGATCCTCCTCAGGTAGAAGTGACCCCAGCATGTAGCCTTAAAGCTCTCCTCTACTCAGAGAGAGGTGTGGGCTGTGTACCACGTTAGCCCAGCAGGCCATGGCCTGGAGGAGAGCAAGAAGAAGGTCCTGCTCTCAGTCCTGCCCCTTGTGGGTGGTGGATAACCTTCTGCCCAGCCCTCCCTACTCTACCCTACTCTAGAAGGAAGGGATTAGAACAGATGTAGGGGGTCCATGGGGAGGGCCCCATCTCTGCCAGGCTTGTGGCTCCCAGCTGTCTGGGCCCCACACCAGCCCTTTCTTGAGGTTGGTGCTTGGTACCATGTTGCTTCCAGGACCTTCAGCCCCGGTAAGGGGCAGGTGCCCTGGGCAGAGGGTGGGGCTCAGGCAGGGAAGTGGTGGGAGGGCCGGAGGTGTGTGTCTCCCCTCCCTGGCTCCCTTTTCTCTTGATCCCCCGAGTACCCTTGAATCAGAAGACAATTCCTTCTATTCCTCTGCCGCTGTCAGCCGCTGCCCTGTCTGTGGGCCTTTGGGGACCCTGAGACCACATGGGATGCCTCACCTCGCGAGGCAGAAAGTCCCCACAGGGTTCTGGGATGAGGCAAGGCTCCCATACCTcagtgagcaggaggaggggcctCTGcgccccgcccccaacacacaaTGATCACCTCCTGAGGTAGCAGGTCCCTGCTCACACACACTGCTTGCTGTCCACTTCCCTCCCTCCGGCTCACCTCAGAGTCCTCCACCCCCTGATGGCGTCTGACAACATCACACCCTAGAGTCCTCAGCACCTTCCCTTTTCCCATTCCTCTCCCACCTTTCCACAAAAGCCTTCACAAGGATGTGGCAGGGCAGGCTTTGGCACCCAGGGGCCAGCCCTGGCACCTGCTGTAGGTTCTGGAAGCTCTGCATCTCACTGGCTTTCTGGTCTCAGCCCTACAGCTGTAGCATCATGGTCAGCGGGCCTGGCTGAGGGAAGCTTCTGGAGTCCCTGCtgacccctccctcttcccagacccTCCACCTAAGCCAGTCCTGTGCCGGGTTGTGGGGCTTTCTCTAGCTCAGAGACctgtggggaggaaatgggaCAGGTTGGGGTCAGGCAGGCCTTAGCGGGTCTTGAACAACTcagacacgccccccccccccagtgggaCAAAACCTAATCTCCAAGCCTCAGATTCCCCATGAAAGGTGTCGCTGTCACCTTAGCCGAGGGGTTAACACATCTCATTGAGGATTTCTTCTGATACCAGGAGACTCTCTTGGGTATGAAGCTACCTAGCATGTGCTGTAAGGGCTCCGTGGTGGACACCCCGCTGGTTGTGGACCCAAAGCCACCCTCTGTCCGCAAGTGGGAATCAGTGTCCTCTTGAATGGTGCTACTGCAGGGCCATCGGGAGCTGACCCCTCAGCACAGCAGCCTCGGATAGACAGTGGAGCGGGGAGGCGTCCGCCAGAACCCTGGGCACTGGGAATGTGTCCAGCGGGGCGGGAGCCTTAGGCCAGGATTGGGTGGCCTCTGGGACCCGCGCCTGCACAGAGCACAGTCTTCACCCCAGATTGGTACCCAGGGTCTGGCAGGATGTTGCCACTGGCCCTACAGAACCATCTTCACCAGGCAGTCAACTGTCTGTCAATCAGGTGTGGAGCTAGGTGGCCTCAGACTGGGAAGGGCCAAGAAGAGGCtggtttcctccttcctcccttgggCCAAGGCTTCTGCCAGGCTTGAAAGTCTCTGCAATCTTAGTCAGGcagcctctccctctccatgCAAGGTCCAAGCTGGCTCTTTGCTTGGGAGCCCTGAAAAGGCTCTCCTTGTGTGCCTGAGATGCTGGGATACGCTGCACAGTACTGAGGCTCAGCCCTCTGCTAACTCAAGACACCTGTGGTACCCGATCCCCCAAGTCTTATCTGGGGCCCTGGGAGGTCAGAGCCACAGGAGCCCAGCCTTACCCtcccctgtccctgtctctgccttcacaaAGGACTCCTAACCTGAGCCTCATGAGCCCTGTCTTGGGCAGCACATCCTGGGCCACTTCTCCCTGTCCCACCATCCTTTCGTTCCCATCCCGCAGGTGAACATCTGCGGATCTGCCCCCAGGGCTATACCTGCTGCACCAGCGAGATGGAGGAGAACCTGGCCAACCGGAGCCGTGTGGAGCTAGAGATGGCCCTCCAAGACAGCAGCCGTGCCCTGCAGGCCACGCTGGCCACCCCGCTGCATGGCATCgatggtgaggagggaggggctggagggtgggCACTTCCGGGTGTGGGGCAGGACTCCAAGGCTAGGATTTGGATGGTTGATGTCAGCAGAAGGATTTCCCTCTTCTTGCAGGGCTTAAACAGAACAGTGAACCCAAGTCGTTATTAGGGGACCTGGGGAGAATGGGCCTGCCCCTCAGGTGGGGAACTACTGCTCTTGGGGTGCCGCTGTGTCCCAAGCAGAGTTCCCTTGAGGACCTACAGAGGGCTGGTCTGCATCTCACCTTTTGGGGTCCTGTCGTAGGCCACTCTCCCAGCTACCATCCCCAAGTCAGAGAGCTCAGACTGGGGCCTGAAAGAATCCAGGGCCTGCCCTGAGGTGGCTACCTCTTGGCCAGGGGCAGAAAGACTCCTGTGTGCTTCAAGAGGCCAGGTCAGCTACCTTTTAGCATCATCTGTTTATGGACCCCTCATGTGACCTCACTGTATATGGGCAGAGAACAGTAGCCCCAACAGTGATGGCATGCATGTTCAACAGGGATTATATGGTGCCGTGGGGTCAGAAGAGCCCCCTAGAAAGCTAGGCCATGGGGTTCATTTCACTGTCTTCAGAAGGGGTACAGGGCCCAGGCAAAGATGGGGTCCCTGCCGTGGGGTGGAGCTGGGAAAGTGGGGAACTGTGAATCTGTAGAGGAAAAGCATGGATGCCCTGAGTCTACCCACAGCTGGGGTGTAGCTTCCAGGGTTTGGAAGTTCCCGGAAATATCAGAGTTGCCCCTAACCGTCTGCATACTCTGACACTTGTTACTAAACCTTCCTTTGTCGCTTGGCgtggaggggaggggctgaggagtCGCGGACCTTAGGTCTCCCCTCCGAAGGGGATGCCATCGCAGAGATGTGGAGTTCAGTGACGTTCCCCTGACCCTTAGAATCCGATGCACATCTTCACACCTCGCCAGGAAGTGCCCATCTGAGGTGCTGGTTTGCAGGAGAGTCTGAGAACTGAGGCTTGCTCCTGAAACCTGAAGCTTGGGGACAGGGTtggcaagagaaggaggagaactgcTTAGAGCAACTGAGAGCACTGGGGGTAGGGGCGGGGATAGTGGGAGAGACGGGCAGTTGGCAGGTAAGCATGGGTCACCCTGGTTCCCCCACTCACCCCCACTCCCGCCCCTCCCGGAATCACTGAATCTCAGCTTCTATTGGTTCCTAAAGCCCAACTCAAAAATGGCCTCTGGAGCCCCAGCTAGAGTCCACGGGGCCCTATGACCCTAGAGAGGACAGTCCTGACTTCTGCACCACTAGTGAGGGGAGAAGTCCCCAAGAGCCCGAGCGACCCTCTGCCATATGGTGCCCAACTTTCACTGACTGTACAAGCAGATTCTGTAAAGCAGGGGCTATTCTAGCCCACGGGTGGATTGGCAGAGCCCCCCTCCCCTCAAGGGGTAATGCCTCTCCTCTGTGCACAGACCATTTCCAGCGCCTGCTGAATGACTCGGAGCGCACACTGCAGGATGCCTTCCCCGGGGCCTTTGGGGACCTGTACACGCAGAACACCCGGGCCTTCCGGGACCTGTATGCCGAGCTGCGCCTGTACTACCGCGGCGCCAACCTGCACCTGGAGGAGACACTGGCCGAGTTCTGGACCCGGCTGCTGGAACGTCTCTTCAAGCAGCTGCAcccccagctgctgctgcccGACGACTACCTGGACTGCCTGGGCAAGCAGGCAGAGGCCTTGCGGCCTTTTGGGGATGCCCCGCGGGAGCTGCGCCTCAGGGCCACCCGTGCTTTTGTGGGAGCACGCTCCTTCGTGCAGGGCCTGGGTGTGGCCAGTGATGTAGTCCGGAAGGTGGCCCAGGTACACGTACTGCCCAAGGCTCTGAGCAGACCCTTGGGAGTCCCTCATGCTGGGCCTAGGCGCTTGGCATCCTCCACCCTCCGCCTCACCGCTCCAGCCCATCACCAGTTGCTCACAGCAGGCCCTCAGATGGGATTCCACTCTAAGCCTGTCCATCTGCCGTCCAGCCCCGGGTCCTTAACCAAAATGAAGCTGTGGGCAGAATGGAGAGGGCCACTGGGCTGCTGGGctcaggaaacaggaaacaaGAAAATGATGTCGTTGGGCCTTGCAGGCCACAGCATGGTAGCTCAGAGCATGGGGCAGCACACGACAgacccgccccccaccccccctatCCCGGGGAAGGGGATGGAGAGGGTACCAGCTTTAAACTGCACTGCCCCATCTCTGCTTGGTCCAGCAAGTTACCTCCCAGCCTCTGGGCCTTGGTTTCCTTATCTGCAGTGAAGCCCAGTGACAGCAGGGTGCCATGGTGTCCTGGCACTGGGTGGACCTGAGATGGCCTGAGCTaggcagagtcccacagccagtTAGAGCTGCCCGCAGATGTTCTAGCTTGCATCTCAAGCCCTTCTTGATTGGTGCTCCTTCAGGGGTAGCTGGTGACAGGGGCCGCAAGGACTACAGCGGGGCTCAGGCTGCCTTTGTTCTCCAGGTACCTCTGGCCCCAGAGTGCTCTCGGGCCGTCATGAAGTTGGTGTACTGTGCCCACTGCCGGGGAGTCCCTGGTGCCCGGCCCTGCCCTGACTATTGCCGAAATGTGCTCAAAGGCTGCCTTGCCAATCAGGCCGACCTGGATGCTGAGTGGAGGAACCTCCTGGGtgagccccacccccaggctgcCTGATCTGCCCTTAGGAGCACCATGCAAGGGTCCTGGGAGACAGTAGTCCCTGGTTTGGGCCAAACAAAGTTTGAGGGCCTGATAGAGGTGGGTGGTGGGGTCAAGGGACAGACTCTTTTATTGCCCCAAGGGGTGTGGTCAAATAGCTTCTCAACCTCATATACACAGCAACACATAGGTGACATATGACAGTGCGTGTACATTCACTGACAATGCAAGCTGGCATGTATGTCTGCTGCACACAGTTGACATACAGCAATGCGTATGAATCACTGTGTACATCTGTTGATATGGGGCAAGTTGTCATGCATACATGTCAGCATTGGTACAAAGCTGGTATGAGCTGGTTGGTATGCTGATCATCATCCGTCTGGCGGATGTGTTGGCACTATGGGCCACTGTGCACATATGACTACATCTGTGCTGTATGAAAGCTGGCACATGCAGATACG
The window above is part of the Peromyscus maniculatus bairdii isolate BWxNUB_F1_BW_parent chromosome 13, HU_Pman_BW_mat_3.1, whole genome shotgun sequence genome. Proteins encoded here:
- the LOC121821997 gene encoding uncharacterized protein LOC121821997 — its product is MTPKPLPQFHPDDNITKKSLHHERGPPNWGASGCWHLYGLGRRGHLRAGKGSHQLPLQHQARPRRTKPRRHLQLPLLPPPQQGQFCAAGTGKQDLQMPAASAAPRRARAGCADPPSRMAAPAVSPAVDALRMASATDSECQCRGPADAERQDSAGKGRDEARGTGGRVDSAAQGSGSLHRRTQMKAAPWDAPPPAAFIGASVPPPVSLETVGVCGAPPSPPW